CCTTCAGGAGGTTGACCCAATCGAACGCATAGAGATTGATAACAGCCGCAAGCTCCTCTACGTTTTAACGGAAAGGGGTTCCATTGAGGCTTGGGACATCAGTACGGATTACACAAATGCGCGAAGGCTGGGACGGATTACCCAAAACGATATTACAAACCAAGCGGTTAGTCTGATAACGTGAGTAAATGTTCTGCTCACTGAagacaaatttaattaagccTAATTACATCTGTAGGACTGTGGACCCGTCCATTTTCAAAGGTGTCAAGGCCATCTGCCCTCTGAGCGCTGACGACGCTGGCAAACTGCACCTGGTGGCTGTGACGCAGTGCGGCGTGCGGCTCTATTTCTCCACAACATCCCTAAATGTGCAGCAGCAGTTCAGTGCCGCTGCGGCCTGCGCCCAGGGCGAGAATACGGGATTTGGTCAGTCGGTAGCGCAGTCGGTGGCGCCACCACTGTCGCCCGGGCCCGACTCCCCAAAGGGACTCTATCTGCTCCACGTCCGACTGCCACCTGGCTACACGCCGAACGCCACCACCAACAAGCCGAAGCAGGTGCATGCCGCGCACTACACGGAGGGCACCATGCTGATGATCACCACGCAGCAGCAGGAACAGGACCTACTGTGGTCCGTCAGCTCGGCTCCGTCGGTTAACTTTACATACCTGGTGGAGTCGACGGCCCTGGAGAGCCTGGACGGGGTGGTCTGGGGTCTGGCAGAGGTGCACGAGTCGTCGACGCCGCTCCTTAGGTCTCCCTTGAACAGTGCTCGGCACTCGCGCAAAGTAGCGCTGCTTACCAACCAGGGCACACACATTATAGAGCTGCTCAAAATGGTGGACATTCTGCGCCAGATTCTCCTTTCGTGCAACGGCCCGCACCACGAGGAGGTTAAGATGTTCTTCCAGTCGCAGAATCAGCGGGAAGCCTGTGTCACCGCTCTGCTGCTGGCCACTTCGGATAAATATCGGGGCGGCGACGTCGCCTTGTGGGCCACACAGGCGTTTATGCTGTACGGCGGGGAGCCATGCTTCCAGCATCAAAAGTTCCTCAACGCCAGCAACCGCAACATGGCGAATCAAACGCTGGGTGCGAATACGACGACCGGAAGGGACCGACTACCCATGTTTATGTCCACGCCAATGCCGAATGCGGCGATCAGTCCGGCGTCCTATCCTGGATCACAGTTCAATCAGCCCATCAGTCCAAGTGAGTGAAATGAGACTTTGCGACTATGAAACAGTTTAACCAAATCTATAACTTGCAGTAGGAAATATGCAGCCATCGCAGGCGGTTAGCAACGAGAATTCACCGATTGTATTTTCGGCCAAACACGACGGACTTTACTTGTACGTCTCGCGGATGTTGCGTTCAATTTGGCAAATGCGCTGCGTAAATGAGCACTTTTGCTCCAATTTAAGCCACAGCGACTGTGCCCTCTTGCAATCCGATCTGCGATCCCTGCGCACCTTCCTGGAAGTGCACTCTGTGCACGATATTTCCTGTAAGTAGTTATCCTCAGATGTAATTAAATACTTGGTTTGCATGTTTAAGAACGCAAGTCTCTACTTACATATTTATCTTATCTTTACTTTTTTAGCATCTACCAGAGTCTCATTTGACCACTTGGAAAGAACAAATTCATACAACACCATCATGATGAACAACACTCTTTTGCCAATTCCTGAGCAACGGATTTTGTCCGAGCAGGCTCAAGTCGAGGAGAAGCGATCACTCTCCGCTCTCAACCTCTTTGTCAGTAAGTTGAAATACAGGCCTTTATTATGTTAGGTCCCAACTGATGAACCACTCTTAACAGAACATGCCTGCGAGGTCATATCACTTTGGAGCATTCTAAACTCGCATTCCTTCCAACTGATTTGCTTGCAACTCAGTCCCGAACACCAAAAGATGCTGAGGTGCTGTACCTTCCGTGACCTCCTTCTCACACGGTCCGAGGTCTGCGCGTTCCTAATCATCTCGCTGATTAATCTGTACCTTAAGGACAAGGCTGGAGTGTCTGAGGTGTCGAGGAACTTGCGTCAGAACTGCCCCAATCTCTATAGGCACGAGGATGATGTGACCTACAAGGCCACCGAGCTGTTGATGAATGCAAAGAACTGTACTTCGCCCGCCGAAAAGGAGCAAAAGCTGCGGACCACCCTGCAAATGTGCAAGGAAGCCGCCCCCACACTGCCACTGCATAGTATTTGCCAGCAGTTCATTTCCGCCGATTTCTTCGAGGGCGTGATCGAGCTCTCGGCCGTGTGTGCGTCAAAGAGCGATCCGGAGGAGGTTGGTGTCCACTTCTATAACAACGGAGAGCCCGCTGAGGACCGCGAGGGGTACACTTGCTTCGCCACAAGGTAGGCCAACCGTATTATCAATAAGAACTCTTTCTCGGCTACTAAACATAACTTTCAACCTCAGAATGACCTACTACAAGGAGGTGCAACTTATGCTGGATCATATCTACCAGACTGCATGCAACAAGTCGCAGATTCAGGACCAAACGCAATCGCCAGGCCAGCTTAAAGGTACAGGCAAAGCTTCGGATTCTAGGAACGCCGCCCAGCAAACGATTCCCAAAATTGTGGCTCAGACCCTGCGGGTAAAGGACCCCCTCATCCATGTAACTCTCTACGAATGGCTGCTCGCCCACGACATGCTCAGTGAACTTTTGGACGTGGTAGAGCCATCATTGGGAGAGTTCTTGCGCCGCAGTGTGTCGCGAAATGGAGAGAATGTGGTGCTGATCGATTTGTTGTGGAAGTATTATGAAAAGAATGGCCATCACTCCCAGGCAGCCCAGATACTGGACAATTTGGCCATGACACGCAGTGAAAACATAACTCTGGAACAGCGCATCGAGTATTTGGTGCGTGCTGTTATGTGTATGCGAAACGGGAACGTGGGCTCTTCAATAACCAATGGCATATTCCTGAAGGAACTGGAGGATAAGGTAAGATATCGTATGCTATGTGGCAAAGATACTTATACTCTTGAATTCACACTATTTAGCTGGACATTGCTCGAGTTCAaaaggcagtgctcgccgctGTGACTGAATTGGCTCGCCATAAACTGGAGGCTTCCACGGCCGTAAAGGAGTTAAATTACGCGCTGTACGATATCACACAGCTGTACCAGCACTTTGCCGAGCCCTTCGACCTCTGGGAGTGCCAGTTGTCCATACTGAACTGCTCCCACCACAACGACCCCCTTTTGATCGAGTCGGTCTGGGGTAACATAATCAACAGCGTTGTGGAGGAGCCGGGCACCACTCAAGATCGCAGCAATAGGTTGTTCACGAAAATTGAACTGTTGGTGAGGGAGTACGAGGAATCGGGGGCCTGCTTTCCCTTTGCCTTTCTCATAAGAGAACTGGAAGTCAAAGCCTGCCAACTGCGCCTGCCCGAGGGAATAGTGCCGGAAAAACTAGTTACCATGAATCTGGACGTTGAACTGCTCCTGGAATACTACTCGAGGTGCGTTAGGTTCAGCTTTTGCCTATGCATATATATAATTACTCCTTATCTTTCAGGATGATTTCAATGAACGAACGTGTTTGGGCAAACGAAGGCAACGAGTGGCACTTAATCCAATCCGCCATACGAGTGGTGTCCCTCCTGGCAGACAACGCACAATCCATTTGGTACCGTTCAAAGTAAGTGCAGTGACTGGAAAATGTAGAGGATTAGGTTATTTTACATTGGTGTTTCTTTTGCAGAAGACGGATTATTGGCAAGGCTCAAGACATTGTGGCCGGCTGCTTGAACATTTGCTACCAAAAGCCCGATACCAATCGTCTTCAGCAATCGCTCAAGGAGCTTCAGAGTCGGCTGCAGCGATTGTTGGTTTGAGATCCCCGCCCTGCTTAAAGtaattactttgattgaaTTTGAAACCGCTGGACTAGACGTTAAGTTTGACTGAgatatatattgtatttgtattaaacatgttaaataaattgatttcccCACAGTTCGTTGGCCCGTTCGCCAGGCAGCATGAACTCATGAGGTGTCCATCATTTTTAGGTGTGCTTCCGTCAGGATGCACTTGGTCATGTGGCAGGAGCATGGCACCGGGTGCTCCTCTACGTTGGGATCCAGCAAGTCCACCTCCAGATTGTACTTGCGCATGTCGCCTGCACTGCGCTTCATGGTGATTTGAAAGGCCACGGGTGCTTTCTCGTCCAGATTCTCGCAGGATTCCTCGGGCAGCACGACCACACACTGCTTCCAATGCGTTGGCGGCGAGAGAGGCGAGGTACTCAGTACTGAGTCTTCGCCAGGGAATCGCACATCGAACCAAATGCAGAAGCCCTGGTGGTTACCCGCCTTCTGGGCTGTCACCACCTCTTTGAACTGGATGCTGTCCAACTCGGTAGACTGCACATCAAGCAGATTCATCCAGTGAAAGACGACGCCCTCGTGGAGCAGGTCCTGTGGATTCAGGTGGGTTATCTCCGGCCTGGCTGACTTTTGGGCTCGCAGTTTGCTGGCGAAGGTGTCCATTTTGATGCCATCCACGCTGTGCCAATCGTCGAAGAGTGATGGCACCGAGCAAGGTGCCACGAAAATGGTGCACTCGCTGGGGAACAGAAGGCCGCCCTCTTTGAGGAACTTGTCCCGCGCCAGGAGCACAGAGTCCAGCATGCCCTCGTGCAGCAGGTAGAAACCCATCCACTCCGACACAATGATGTCCACCTTGTCCGCCTCGGCGGGCAGCACGAACTCCTCGACTCGGGATTGAATCACCTTCACCACGTTCGTCAGCCCATTGTCTTCGATCAGATCCAGGGCGACCTTTGTGGCCACATTGGATGCCTCCACGGCATAGACTAAACGGGCTCCTGCCTTCGCGCAGAAGGCGGACAGAATTCCCGTGCCGGCACCTACATCCATTACGATCTTGTCCTTGAAGAGATCCTTATTTCCCAAAATCGCACTGTAGTAGGCGGCTTGTCGAGGCCGATCCTTCAGCATAAGTTCGTGGATCTGCAATAAGGATTGGTATCAGTTGTGTTATCCTATGTTTGGGGCGTGTCTGAGAAACTTGCCTCCAAGTTTTCGTATTCATCGAAATAGGTATTCGCCATTGCTGCAGAGTAGAGCTATCAAAACATTTGCAGATCAGTGGgggttttcaaataaaaaacaacgtGCACTTCCAGTGTGACCGACGGtgctaagcaaaaaaaaaccgtataATTAAGTCTAGTCTTTAATTACTGAATTCCGGTCAGCTGCTTATCAGctgttcaataaaaattaatttcgacgaaattttattttgctttaaaacattttgtcTTTCATTTGGCTTAGTAATTTGCACGGATCAGCTTTTCAATGTGTTTGTGCTG
The genomic region above belongs to Drosophila takahashii strain IR98-3 E-12201 chromosome 2L, DtakHiC1v2, whole genome shotgun sequence and contains:
- the Nup154 gene encoding nuclear pore complex protein Nup154 is translated as MTAPQAQLDFFVTAGSMLEWHDNLDRNKPGLLELTGVSQHGRATMSGLNDYDYQTLSFLKSDEAHNLQQLRTVTKSAIPNEILEHFKHIKCHCTMGLFPEIGRAWLTIDSEIYIWTFNQTRDVAYYDGLSHLIVSVGLVKPKAGVFVQDVKYLLLLTTPIEVIVLGVTFGEGSCNEMQLMNRPIFVIGTDNVSISVIKGTDDGRIFLGGRDGCLYEVFYQAESSWFGKRCKKINLSQGLVSYMVPSFLKVFSEVDPIERIEIDNSRKLLYVLTERGSIEAWDISTDYTNARRLGRITQNDITNQAVSLITTVDPSIFKGVKAICPLSADDAGKLHLVAVTQCGVRLYFSTTSLNVQQQFSAAAACAQGENTGFGQSVAQSVAPPLSPGPDSPKGLYLLHVRLPPGYTPNATTNKPKQVHAAHYTEGTMLMITTQQQEQDLLWSVSSAPSVNFTYLVESTALESLDGVVWGLAEVHESSTPLLRSPLNSARHSRKVALLTNQGTHIIELLKMVDILRQILLSCNGPHHEEVKMFFQSQNQREACVTALLLATSDKYRGGDVALWATQAFMLYGGEPCFQHQKFLNASNRNMANQTLGANTTTGRDRLPMFMSTPMPNAAISPASYPGSQFNQPISPIGNMQPSQAVSNENSPIVFSAKHDGLYLYVSRMLRSIWQMRCVNEHFCSNLSHSDCALLQSDLRSLRTFLEVHSVHDISSSTRVSFDHLERTNSYNTIMMNNTLLPIPEQRILSEQAQVEEKRSLSALNLFVKHACEVISLWSILNSHSFQLICLQLSPEHQKMLRCCTFRDLLLTRSEVCAFLIISLINLYLKDKAGVSEVSRNLRQNCPNLYRHEDDVTYKATELLMNAKNCTSPAEKEQKLRTTLQMCKEAAPTLPLHSICQQFISADFFEGVIELSAVCASKSDPEEVGVHFYNNGEPAEDREGYTCFATRMTYYKEVQLMLDHIYQTACNKSQIQDQTQSPGQLKGTGKASDSRNAAQQTIPKIVAQTLRVKDPLIHVTLYEWLLAHDMLSELLDVVEPSLGEFLRRSVSRNGENVVLIDLLWKYYEKNGHHSQAAQILDNLAMTRSENITLEQRIEYLVRAVMCMRNGNVGSSITNGIFLKELEDKLDIARVQKAVLAAVTELARHKLEASTAVKELNYALYDITQLYQHFAEPFDLWECQLSILNCSHHNDPLLIESVWGNIINSVVEEPGTTQDRSNRLFTKIELLVREYEESGACFPFAFLIRELEVKACQLRLPEGIVPEKLVTMNLDVELLLEYYSRMISMNERVWANEGNEWHLIQSAIRVVSLLADNAQSIWYRSKRRIIGKAQDIVAGCLNICYQKPDTNRLQQSLKELQSRLQRLLV
- the Art8 gene encoding uncharacterized protein Art8, whose amino-acid sequence is MANTYFDEYENLEIHELMLKDRPRQAAYYSAILGNKDLFKDKIVMDVGAGTGILSAFCAKAGARLVYAVEASNVATKVALDLIEDNGLTNVVKVIQSRVEEFVLPAEADKVDIIVSEWMGFYLLHEGMLDSVLLARDKFLKEGGLLFPSECTIFVAPCSVPSLFDDWHSVDGIKMDTFASKLRAQKSARPEITHLNPQDLLHEGVVFHWMNLLDVQSTELDSIQFKEVVTAQKAGNHQGFCIWFDVRFPGEDSVLSTSPLSPPTHWKQCVVVLPEESCENLDEKAPVAFQITMKRSAGDMRKYNLEVDLLDPNVEEHPVPCSCHMTKCILTEAHLKMMDTS